A single region of the Vicia villosa cultivar HV-30 ecotype Madison, WI unplaced genomic scaffold, Vvil1.0 ctg.004174F_1_1, whole genome shotgun sequence genome encodes:
- the LOC131641855 gene encoding uncharacterized protein LOC131641855: MIGERIESGIRAGRIQNPSAASSSSGAGGKKPYNGFAKKREGETSAAYYGKGKGHVYQQVAAVTIPSTPLQQQPPQQQRHPPRQYQQKSRPPRIFYPIPMTYAQLLAHLLHGDLVQLRTMGPPSAKLPPNYDANAHCEFHSGAAGHDIEHCIGFMHKVQDLLDSKAIEFTPTQGPNVVQNPMPSHGTHAANAIDIVEDIYLVKDVIELGSLLPLLKKELLRMRLYAGCGELCTDCMVTSSVCDKVKDGIQQLIDSGYLQFEHVGHPKSVKNEINVLSIPYTPTKIPIPARAPPLVITLPGPIPYTSEKAIPWNYGGEVFYQGAKYEIKAPVEKEDVDNVVGIGRMTRSGRIFNPPQNTRDDNAEALAQAKGKRVVEDTVDPGQSSNSEDTVAKEMEEFLKIIKKSEYKVVDQLSQTQSKISILQLLLCSETHRNALLRLLSTAFVPPEISVNQLEGVVSNINAGNGLGFTDADLPSEGRNHNRALHISVECKGTMLSRVLVDNGSSLNVLLKSSLMRLDYSGVEIRPSELTVRAFDGSKRSVFGEVDLPMIGPQLFTITFFVMDIHPSYSCLLGRPWIHAAGAVTSTLHQKLKFATQGKIVTICGEEEHVVSHLASFRYIDVEGEVHETPC, encoded by the coding sequence ATGATTGGTGAGCGAATTGAAAGTGGAATTAGGGCTGGTAGAATACAGAATCCAAGTGCTGCTAGTTCCTCTTCTGGGGCAGGAGGGAAGAAACCATATAACGGATTTGCTAAGAAGAGAGAAGGTGAAACGAGTGCTGCTTACTATGGTAAAGGTAAAGGCCATGTTTATCAACAGGTAGCCGCTGTGACCATACCGAGTACTCCTCTTCAACAACAACCACCGCAACAGCAGAGGCATCCCCCACGTCAGTATCAGCAAAAGTCGAGGCCACCAAGAATTTTTTATCCCATACCTATGACATATGCACAATTACTCGCTCATCTCTTACATGGGGACTTGGTGCAACTTCGTACCATGGGCCCTCCATCTGCTAAGCTTCCTCCTAACTATGACGCTAATGCCCACTGTGAGTTTCATTCTGGGGCTGCTGGTCATGATATTGAACATTGCATAGGATTCATGCATAAAGTACAGGATCTGCTTGATTCAAAAGCTATTGAGTTCACCCCTACTCAAGGACCTAACGTTGTACAGAACCCTATGCCTTCCCATGGAACTCATGCCGCAAATGCCATCGATATTGTTGAAGACATTTACTTGGTCAAGGATGTTATCGAATTGGGATCGTTGTTGCCATTATTGAAGAAGGAATTATTGAGGATGAGACTATACGCTGGTTGTGGAGAACTCTGTACTGATTGTATGGTCACCTCCTCAGTTTGTGACAAGGTGAAAGATGGGATTCAACAGTTGATAGATAGTGGGTATTTACAGTTTGAGCATGTGGGACATCCAAAGTCAGTCAAGAATGAAATCAATGTCCTATCCATCCCGTACACTCCTACTAAGATCCCGATTCCTGCCAGAGCGCCGCCTTTGGTCATCACGTTGCCTGGTCCCATCCCATATACTAGTGAGAAAGCAATCCCATGGAATTATGGCGGAGAAGTTTTCTACCAAGGGGCCAAGTACGAGATTAAAGCACCGGTTGAGAAAGAGgatgttgataatgttgttggcATTGGAAGAATGACAAGAAGTGGTCGTATTTTCAATCCTCCCCAGAATACTCGCGATGACAATGCAGAAGCTCTAGCTCAAGCAAAAGGGAAAAGAGTGGTAGAAGATACGGTGGATCCGGGGCAAAGCTCTAACTCTGAAGATACTGTGGccaaagagatggaagagttcctaaAGATCATCAAGAAAAGTGAGTATAAAGTGGTTGACCAACTGAGTCAAACTCAATCAAAGATTTCGATCTTGCAGTTGCTCTTGTGTTCGGAGACACATCGAAACGCTTTGTTGAGACTTTTAAGTACTGCTTTCGTCCCTCCAGAGATCTCAGTGAATCAACTTGAAGGGGTGGTGTCAAACATCAATGCTGGTAATGGATTGGGATTCACTGATGCAGACTTGCCCTCCGAAGGTAGAAACCATAATAGAGCTTTGCACATATCAGTGGAATGTAAAGGGACTATGTTATCTCGTGTTCTCGTGGATAATGGATCTTCTCTGAATGTATTACTGAAGTCGTCTTTGATGAGGCTGGATTACTCTGGTGTCGAGATAAGGCCGAGTGAATTGACAGTGAGAGCCTTTGATGGGTCAAAGAGATCAGTATTTGGGGAGGTTGACTTGCCAATGATAGGCCCTCAGCTTTTCACTATTACCTTCTTTGTGATGGATATCCACCCGTCTTACAGTTGTCTCCTGGGACGtccatggatccatgctgctggggccgtgACTTCCACATTGCATCAGAAACTCAAATTCGCGACTCAAGGAAAGATAGTCACAATATGTGGGGAGGAAGAACATGTGGTAAGCCATCTTGCGTCCTTCAGGTATATTGATGTGGAAGGAGAGGTCCACGAGACGCCTTGCTAA